The Henningerozyma blattae CBS 6284 chromosome 7, complete genome region TGACTCAAGTTTACAGGATGCTAgaaatttcatcaataattCTGTACAAGATATATTGACAGTGTATAAAAGGGATGCAGTTGTTTCAAATACTGCTGGTGGAGCTCCATTAAGACTATGCTCAAACCTAAGAATGTTTCCACTATTAATGCATTCGTTGACAAAGAATATGGCATTTAGAAACGCCATTGTCCCAAGTGATCATAGAGCTATCGCATTGAACAACTTAGAGTCTTGGCCATTgcaatttttcatcaagaatatttatCCAAATGTTTATTCTCTACATGATATGCCTGATGACATCGGTTTGGTAGATCCAACTACAGGTGAAATTAAATTGCCACAGCCAATGAATGCCACAGCAACTTTGTTTGAAAGATATggtttatatttaattgataatggTAATGAATTATTCTTATGGGTTGGTGGTGATGCCGTACATGAATTGATTATGGATGTATTTGGTAATCAAGATATTTACCAAATTCCGATTggtaaagaagaattaccaattttggaaaattctGAGTTTAATGAAAGATTGAGAAACATCATTTCGAAGGTTAGAGAAAATAATCATGTGATTACATATCAATCATTATATATTGTTAGAGGTTCCTCAATTAATGAGCCAATTTCTCATGCTCAAGCTAGGGACTTATCAAGTTTAAGATTATGGGTAGCAAGTTACTTAGTGGAAGACAAGAATATGAATACAGAAGGTTACAGGGAATTTTTATCGGGTATGAAAAACAGAATTagtaaataattgaaatgtttaaaataaataaaacaaactTAAAATAACAACATACTATAATTTTTCTGTGTAGCCAGTCACTAGTATATTATCACAAAACTAATTTCTTtcattcttctttaaattaatctattattcatcatatatatgtatatatatatgtatgtgtgtactattattattagatgttTTAAAGAGTCATTTACTGAATTATCATAAATTTGCACTACGTTGCTCATAATacataataaatttgaacTGTACATTTACTAAATTATATTAGTAAGATTTTATATAGATTTTACATTAAGACCATAAGAAGTCATTATAGaaagtttattttaaaaaaaatgctaGTTCTGCCCATCAATTAGCATAATTGATCTTTTCAAGCCAGCACTTACTTTAAACGTATCAATTCTAAGGTTTAACttatttgcattatttcttttctctagataattttcaaattcaataatactaCCACCAACCCCAAAATAAATGTCTTTAGCGGCAACTAAAATCTGAGAATCTTTTGCAATTCTTAAGTAATCTAAAATGGTTTCTGCTACCACTGGTAGAGTTATTGGTTGATAAATTGTCTCTGAAGTTAAAACTAAGTTTGATgagttttttaaaatattttccgTAAGATTGCTAAACTTGCGACCCCATGAGCCAGAAACTAATTCAATAGtgatatttcttctttttaaatcttcatGAAATGTTTCTAACAACTTAGCtgaaaattgaatttcatCATCTCTTATGGGCatattttcatcttgaTGTTTCTGTAAAATTTCACATTCAGTTTCTGATAAGGTAAATTTCGCCCAGGTAATAACTAAATTTGGAATACTAACCAATCTTAAAACAGAATAATTATAGTCTGAtagtaaaatttttaaaccGTCGTTACTGTTactttttaaataatgaccGAATAAGAATTCTGTGGGTAAGGAAGTGCCACATCCTAATTCgattaaattatcaaacttttttaaaaatgtagGATTAATTACTTccttatttaataa contains the following coding sequences:
- the HPM1 gene encoding protein-histidine N-methyltransferase (similar to Saccharomyces cerevisiae YIL110W; ancestral locus Anc_2.259); translation: MSFTFDFTSDDFSEDEFISDTNCATIDKNKSNPLDEERLLANDIVQPKFELLSHILQSLKDVRVSFEQIFSAEEKAILYRRELFDVKHQLMSEVDDVDASNENHVELDILIGDTSEDLRKNIYEGGLKSWECSIDLVDLLNKEVINPTFLKKFDNLIELGCGTSLPTEFLFGHYLKSNSNDGLKILLSDYNYSVLRLVSIPNLVITWAKFTLSETECEILQKHQDENMPIRDDEIQFSAKLLETFHEDLKRRNITIELVSGSWGRKFSNLTENILKNSSNLVLTSETIYQPITLPVVAETILDYLRIAKDSQILVAAKDIYFGVGGSIIEFENYLEKRNNANKLNLRIDTFKVSAGLKRSIMLIDGQN